The Hevea brasiliensis isolate MT/VB/25A 57/8 chromosome 1, ASM3005281v1, whole genome shotgun sequence DNA segment tatatatatatatatatatatatatatatatatatatatatatatatatatatatatcgaaaACACAATCTAAATTGGAATGCACATCAAGCATATAAAAATTggagcatatatggaaaaaagacGTACTGATGAATTGAGTACAAAACCCATTTATGGCGCGGGCATCCTGTAGGTTGCAGCGGTTTTCCTGGTGGTTGAAGCAGCAAGCGAAAGCCCATGAAAGCTCAAATCCGTATGACATAATACGGTGAAGATCCATATATGAAATGTTCTTCACTTCTTTCGGCATTAAAGATGCCACAACCATCTGCTCGATTCGGCACGAGTCCACCAAATCCGTTACGTTAGTATACCCAACCTTTACATACCAATAACCAGAATTATTGATGCAAGAAGAAGCATCAACATAAAGTGGAGAACTCGGTACTGGATCTTTACAGTTTATGAACATTAAGCTCTGGTAGTATTTCTCCTCATAGTGTAGTGCTTGTCGAAGCAAATCCCACTTGTATGGACTGGCCCAAGACTCGTTATCGAATACATTCAAATAATGGCGAGGGATGGAGGAGCAATTATCCTTTTGGAAACCGGCATCCACCACACGAATTGTGAAGTTATTGTAATTGATAGACTCAACGTAATATTTTGTTGAATCCAAGTATGCTACTGTATGGTTGTTTTCACAAGCAAGTTCAGACTCTTTGTGGCCGCAGTTTTCAGGATCGTTTTTGAATCGAAAAGGGTACCTAATGTTGTCGATGTTGCCACAAGATGTAGTGCAGTTTTTACTTGTTCTAGCATAGCAACCTTGGTAAATCAGCACCAGAAACAGAAGGGCTGCATATCCAGCAAAATGCATCTTTCGACTACCAATCATTCTATGCTGAGAGAGATCACTTACGTACAGATAATTAATGCTTCTACTGTTAAACAGAAGGGGCAGAGCAGTTTCTTTGGTCCTCAGAAGTCTTCAGCATTTGAAGATAGTTTTTCCATATGATGTCAAAGAGTCCCACACACAGCAATTTCTTGGGTCCTCGCAGGAatcttcaaattttgaaaataGCTTTTCCATATGATGTCAAAGAGTCCCACACACAGCAATTTCTTGGGTCCTCACAGGAATCTTCAAAATTTGAAAATAGTTTTTCCATATGATGCCAAAAAGTTCCACTCATGAACATATTTTACCTactcaaagtttacttccattAATTATTACTTAATTAGCATAAATTTTAGTCTCATTTTAGTCGATTAGCCTTGCGTTACTATTAACATTACTATTTCAAACTTTTTTGTTGTTATTTTTAATACTATTATATGACATAGAAATAACTTTTAAATGTTAAACGAACATAACTTATTCATTAATAAataaaacttgtaaattattttaaaccTTGtgaaatttttatgtatttttaaatttttttatttaaatattgtaaaatatttaatatttggcCTTGTAGTTTGTCATCGTTAAAAATCTATATATATGAGCAGCAAAATGATGATATACAATGTCAATTAATGCAATTACATGTCCAAATaaagttaataattttttttaataggagAATGGAGGAGTAGAGATTTAATTTTAACTCTATCAACTGAGTAATATATCTTTAACTGTTAAATCAATTCAGGCTAAGCATTGAAGGATGCAGTGTAGTtgatgaaaaaaataaaacattttatatttaattacaaaattgttAGTGCAAaaactaataatttataaaaaaaatgttgaaaattaattcattaaaagtaAAAGAATATCATTGAATAAAAAAGTTAATTAAACAAATTTCCtaagtatttattatttttaaatttaaaaatataattatgaaattcTAATAATTTACACTACAAGAAATTTAAACTTTAATAGTATTCATTTCCTTATAtgttgttcaaaattttaaatataatgttAGTAAGAGTTATCAATGAGCACTAATAATTTGCACAAATCTCAGCACTTTCATACTAATTTATTGCGCCATTGTGTATgatattgtatatattatttactaTTTTATATATTACTTTGATGTCTAAATATATCATCTTgatattatttatcattttaaaattgTATATAGAATGACGTtaaaaaaatattgttaaaatctagatttattatagtattatttaCAAATAACAAACAAATAAcaactaaattttaatatcaaattaATTAGTGTTAATTGTCAATTAATCACAACCTTCCTCCTTTATTCGAGTTTGAGATACTAAcacaaaattataattataattataattatatatatatatatatatatatatatatatatatatatatatatatatatgagaataTTGAAATAACTCTATTTTGCTAATTAATCTCAgtcactaataaaaaaaaattcaaaaatagtTTAGGACTAAAATTGAAACCATTAAAGACAcggtaattattatataaaaggaatcatataaaaatatgaaagagtaaaaaaatatatattaaagctATGTCAGAATGGTTTAACAATTTGAAAGTCCATATATCGAATTCTCATATTTTatgagaaaaaaatatttaagttATTGTCATGTCATTAAATTTAccatatgaaaattttaaaaattattaattgtcCTTTTATCGTTGTCCTCAATCCCTAGGAGTTTGTtctcttattaaaattttatattttatttaataaaaattgaatttcactaaaattttagttttgatatCTATCAAAGTTGTTATTAGTATCTATCAAAGTTGTtactaataattaataaaaaaaatatttttgtttAGTAGGGCTCTTAATAAAATGTAATATCTatctaagaaaataatatatttctttttattttatatgtaaaataaTCTTTCTTTTTATATATCTCACGACTTTGCATGGCCAAGTCTTTTTTAAAAGGGTATTGACGGGACTATCTTGATTTTAATATGCTAAGTTTAGAATGGTAGAGTAGTCCTcccataagaaaaaaaaagtctaAACTGTATGATTTTCAAATCTGACACCAATTTTCactcataaatattaaaataatctttTGTAGTTACAAAATTCTGTAAAATTAACTCGAAATGTGGAAGTAAATACAATTTCCAAGTTTATGTAAATTGAGCAGAAAAGCTTATGTATTTGCATAAAAAAGCATGACTGTTAGAATCGGATCCATTTCCGATTGATTGGATTGGCTTAATTGAGAGTAGAACCAATGGCTGATTCTgttcatatttaaaattttaattttcaagaatTGGGGTTGGTCCATATGAATTGATCGATTAAACGATGAACTGACACCGATCGAGTTTATTGTGGATCAACGAGTGGACCATGTCTTTGAAAAATTTTAGTGTTGATAAGGGGATTTGTACTTGGGTTTGTTGGTGGAATTCGAAACATGTTGCCATTTGAATTATATATGTCAACCTTctataagaaaataaatataagatTACATTGTTTTAAGTCTTCTGATGTACAGAACGCAAATGTTTGTTTCTCTAAAAGGTaactttaaactcttattttgGATAATACGAATTCATTATCGATAGTTAATTTTAAGAAACAATAATTTTGAGAAACAAttgtcaaataaaaattaagaaatattaATTGAAGGGAAAATAAATTGCTTGCTGACTTTTTGATGCTTCTCCCAAACTCAATCTTGGAGTAAAGTACTTAAAGGGGAACAAAGTTATGAGACCAACGGATAGTGATATTAATAGAATGaactctcttcataaaaaatctgCTGGTGTACAAGCTTGCTAGGCAAGGCCTTCGATGTCAAGGAGGAGGCTCGTGGTATAGTTTCCTTGGTACCTACTCATGAAATTCTCTCTAATTATGAACAAACTTCGTGCCGCACCTCTATGATTATGAACAAGCATATTTTCGCAAATCCTTcaacaataaaaaaaatcttgACCTTCTTCAAAACGGGTATGGTGGCCCTTTTTGGTCTTGTCTTAGTCACCGTCGTCACATCAACTCAGCAAGAGAGGAATCGATGAGTCCATGTTTGGTTCATAGAGAGAGAATCGATGACCAAGATGAAACCCTTAAAAGCAAGAAAATATGGGCATTGGCCTATGGCTAGTGGCTAAACGCCAAGGAAGAAGTGGAGAAGGAAAAAGGCAATAGACTAGAGCATTTTGAAAGTAGAAGTGGACACCAAGATGAGATGAGAGAAAGGGTAGAATCTTTTGGCTGTCTCTGGTTAAATGTGATGAGGAAGAGGAACAACCGAGGAAGGAAGGGAGAAGAGACAAAGGGAtatgagagaaagagaggagcaTTGGACCATTGGATATCATCTGTCAATTACAGAAAGGAGAAAGAACGACCTGCATTATGGATAGAGAGGAGAAGGGGCCTGTGTCTTAGTGTTTACAAATAGAGAGGAGAAGAAAGAAGACAAGAAGCTTTTGGAGAAGGAAGACAACCAACTGAAACGACGGAGTAACCACACCCCTTAGTTTAGTTATTTTAGTTTTTTAACCTTAATAATTAAATCgaacaaaaaaaattgaatttttcaaaaaataactGAAATTGAACTAATTAATCGAGAATCTGAATTAGaacattttgatttgatttttcaatTATAATCGATTTATGTTCAGCCATACTATTGCTAGCAGGTATTCTTACAATCATGCAAAGACAATGATTTTTAACTCCTTTCAGCCTTGCTTTTGGATTAGAAGCAGAGGAAGCTcttctaaattttaatatatttattttctttaaaaatttcaataatacattttttaattttgttagtatataaaaattatttattttatgtcaAAAGGATTCGTAAAGTATTGAATGTATCTTCAATATATGTCGAATACACCAGATGTATAAAACCCGGACCAGTCCAACGAATGGATCGAGAGACCTAGACGTAAATCCCAAGCATTTGAGGAGCTTAAAATGAAAATTCAAAATGAGATTGCCTGCTTGAACTAGAAGCTACTCTCCTAATGAGGAAAAAAGGTCTTAATTAGAGCCATATCAACAGTTATTCTTGTGTTTGCCATGACCTGCTTTAGACTCCCCTCTTCCTTTTGCAAGTCCATCAATAGCATGGTAGCAAATTTTTAGTAGGGCCAAAAAGAACAGGAAAGGAGGATCCATTGGATTTCTTGGGAGAAAATTTATCTACCAAAACTACTAAGAGGTCTTGGTTTCAGGGATCTAGATACTTTCAACATGGCCCTGCTAGCTAAACAAGGTTGGTGATTCATCTCAAACCTTCACTCTCTGGTAGCACGAATCCTCGAAGGGAGATATTTTCCCTACACTTCCTTTTTGCAAGAAAGATAAGTGTCTTATCCTTCATGGGGCTAGCAAAGTACTCTTTGGGGGAGAAGGATTCAAGAGAATGGTACATGGTGGAATGTTAATAATGGAAGGTCAATTCTACGTTAGGTGGACAAATGGATTCTAAAGTCTTTCTCTAATCCTCAACAAGTCAAGGAAAATGTTAATCTGACTATTGTCTAGGCCTTACAGGTAATTAATGAGAATTCATCCACTTGGAATATCCAGAACCTTAGGGCAGTattaaaaaagagaaagaagTCAATAATATTGCCTCTATTCCTATCAACCTTTCTTCGCAGAAAAGATTCAATTATCTGGCATTATTCAGCATCTGTTCCTACAATATCAAATATGGTCATTTCTTGGAACGTAAAATCTAGTAGTCTTACCTTCATGCAATCAAGTAGGACTTCACCCTAATTCACAGAGCAACAACCTTCAACTTTGGAAGGAAGTATGAAAGCTCAACCTCCCTCCAAAAATAGGTATCTTCCTTTGGAAATTTTTGAAGACAAGATTGCCCACAAATGAGCAAATCCATAAAAGACTGCCCACGTTTATCAGTGAATACAAATTTTGTGGGGAGGTGGAAACTCTAAATCACTTTTTCTTTAAATATCTAAGGGCAATGCACATTTGGTTTATGCCTCCTTTGATGATTAGGTCCTCTATTCTCAATGGCACTACTATTATTGACCATTGGTTACAGCTATTTTCATCCTTGTGGGCTCATGATCATGGCTCCAACTATCTGGTGCTCATGGTCTTCCTTTTATGGAGTATTTGGAAGAGCAAAAACCATTTTGTTTTCAAGAACTGAGCTCTTAACCATCACAAAGGTATCTCGATCGCCTTATCCAATCTTGATGACTTCCTATCAGCTGATGCTTCTTCCCCAATGCGTCAAATGGAATCCCATCATCATTCTTCAATGTGGTCAACACATCCCAAAGGTTTGATCatgattaattttaaatgaaGCAGTGAATCTGTAACACCCCCCATTTCCTGATATCTGAATTTCGATTGCAGATAGAATATTTTAGCAAATTTGAAGATTTCACGAATGAAGGGAAGGGTGGTAGGAAGTGTATATGTTTATATATGTGTGTTTGAggcattcaaaatatatttaaaaatgaaaatattttaaaggatTTCATCCTTAGAAGTTCTAAAAGGGTGTTTTGGGCAGAAAGAACTTCGGTAGCCGAATGATGGACTTTTGATAGTCGAAGTCCCTTTTCTAGTTCAAATACTCTTTTTAGATAGAGTGGTCTCTCGATATTAAGGGTATAAAAGGGTCCAAAACTTATTTTTCTACCAAAACACTTgagtttttctcttcttctctttttctcaaCTGCTAGAGAATTCAATGAGGGTTTTAAGGAGATGTCCTTGGCTTTTTCAAAGTTTTAAGGTGGATTCTTCCACTTAAAAGTTTGGGAGagtagattcaagctttgaaTCTTTGATTCTCTCACCTCCAAGCTTTAAAAAAAGAGGTAACATTCTTTTCTTCTCGATCTAATAGGTAGATCTAAGTAGGTTGACAAAGAACTAGgtttttataacttcaatttcaTTTGAAGTTGTGGTTAAGATGATTTTTGGGAAGTTTATGCATgttaaggttagggttttgtaATTTTATGTTGAAATTTAATGTTTTATTGTTAGTTTAGTCATATTTAAGTGTTATGAGCCTTAAATGGCTAGATTCCCTAGATGGGTTTGAGggaatttgtgacaccccttacccatctacagtatagccgagtaagatatgtcacacagtgtaccagaacactctattttatctcaatcatttttattctttcttaatttatttttatcatagttatgaagtataatttgtaaaatatcattgattgaagtcatttattgaaatcataaatttatttgaggttccgcaaattttatagaaaatccggcagagtaccggctaaaaatggagaaaacagttcttcggaacctgtgaaaaatacttccaaaatttttcaatcaatcccaaactccattttatcaacaaaatcccaatatttctcatatatactcccattctcattcattcatttcatatgaaattcatataaaagtcataaataaatattcaccttttcattcataaacataatttccactatttacattgataacaaaatatattacatgagtcttaatttcatatgataaaataaaagttaattacaaaatacccaaaatgaaacctagtgtcctaccaatgcactgatgtcggtgaggtgacacgaacactatgcagagctgcagaagatctcacccagtctgtggtctactgggctctcgatcggtctctctagaacctacgcgtggcaaaaagtaacgcgctaagcaataatgcttagtggtgccaataataaaataaaaagaaataatagaaaataaatatgcagtgcatgtcctgatgtcttatgcagacaatttttttttatcatgattggtaatcttatttatttcgtacttgttatattcataatttcattaaatttatttaatttcatttttggttgcccaagtaacctatactggatgactggactggataaacggataaactggcactgggtatctagtacctcgggccgtcacaccatcggtcacatatgtatctcccggtgtgcaacaaaacagctaataagctgtaataaaaattaggcacaaggccaagtatcaacataatgtcagaatggctaaaagccataaaatcacagaatggcataatgccatgtgcagtactgctaactgaaccctattggcatgccaacctatccaaaccaagctttctaggtgtactagggcatgttacacttttaaatttcacaatttttgaaattgaagtttaagtgttactattcatttcattagtcaactaaaatattgacttttgcataaacaataggtacattggttttaatactcccaacataccacattttgtattctaaagttgttggtattggttgccaataccatttctaagcttaatgttagttattcaaaattttcagatttcaagcctcatatttactgttccattggtcatttgtacagtaggaatttggcaaaattgtcttcatgaaagttgttccttattttgtctagttatatttccttttttgaataactccatttggagttttgtagctcaagttatggcctaaaccccataactagccggattggacagaatccaaaattctgggcaaaactggttctgccagatttggtaacctaagtttggttggcaatttgactaggttatagtcagaatttggatttgtgttcttcatgaaagttgtaggtatatgtctcagctttcttctggtaaaatttcaggtcaattggacctttctacactgagttatgaccaaatgaataaatactgtttatttggtcattttgcccaggcagactacagatcacccggattagggcaatttttaggccaacttggtttagtttctGGGCagtatttcttcaccaaagttgtgccattatgtgtctagtttcatgtccaattggccttgcaccaattgaacctctataactccatttatagctgcccaaacctgctggactcatgctcagtcctgcaggtcagccaaggcagctcacccatacacaaatgccaagcctcaactcactttatttcctcctcacacacattcaaatggtcactaattgaccattacaatgttcatataccatttcatgagcaaaccctaattttgttcaagtctccaagttctcaaagttcaatttatgcattaaacttacaatttcaacttatatcatgtccttaaacatgaattgagtgagagagagaataaattgggtactaacctcttttgctaacttttccaagtctccaaaactctcttcttccttcttttttttgctggctagaggttgttcaagttgcaaaatcaagttttagtgaagcaaggttgtggtttcaaggtgatttggtgggttgtctcaagcttccattaagcttccatggaggaatgggtttgggagagagAGTGACTTCTGGTTTGGGTGAGGAATAGTGGATggcttttgtttttgttttttttttttgtctcaattatcctctttaataggttaatttaagtggtacttaattgtgattggtggataggttt contains these protein-coding regions:
- the LOC131183121 gene encoding uncharacterized protein LOC131183121 translates to MHFAGYAALLFLVLIYQGCYARTSKNCTTSCGNIDNIRYPFRFKNDPENCGHKESELACENNHTVAYLDSTKYYVESINYNNFTIRVVDAGFQKDNCSSIPRHYLNVFDNESWASPYKWDLLRQALHYEEKYYQSLMFINCKDPVPSSPLYVDASSCINNSGYWYVKVGYTNVTDLVDSCRIEQMVVASLMPKEVKNISYMDLHRIMSYGFELSWAFACCFNHQENRCNLQDARAINGFCTQFITLLYNLRHVRQYGKKHSTFLSSEGMRWG